GACGCAGTGTCCAATCTCGAAATGCTCGACGAGGTCAGCGAAGCGCTGCAAGCGCTTGGCGTGGATTTTGACGCAGTCGCCGCCCTGGAACCCGACGCGGCCCTCGGCAATGGCGGACTGGGGAGACTTGCGGCCTGCTTCATGGAATCCATGGCCACGGTCGATGTTCCCGCCTATGGCTACGGCATCCGGTATGTCCATGGCCTGTTCCGTCAGCAAATGAGCGATGGCTGGCAGGTCGAACTGCCGGAAAACTGGCTGGCCCACGGCAATCCGTGGGAGTTTCAACGTCACGAGTGCGCTTACGAAATCGGTTTCGGCGGCACCGTGGACAGCGTTGATGACGGCACCACCGGGACCCAGCGCTGCGTCTGGAAACCACTGGAGCGCGTGATCGCGGCTGCCTATGACACACCTGTGGTCGGATGGCGGGCCAAGCGTGTCAACACGCTCAGGCTGTGGACCGCACAGCCAATCGATCCGATACTGCTCGACGCCTTCAACGCCGGTGATCACATCGGCGCCCTGCGTGACAGTAACAAGGCCGAGGCGCTCACCCGCGTGCTTTACCCCGCTGACCAGACCCCGGCGGGCCAGGAATTGCGGCTCAGGCAGGAATATTTCTTCTCTTCCGCCTCGCTTCAGGACATTCTGCGCCGTCACCTGCAGCAATATGACGATCTGAGTTCGCTGCCCGACAAGGTCGCGATCCAGCTCAACGACACCCATCCAGCGGTTTCGGTAGCCGAATTGATGCGGTTGTTGATCGATGTTCACGGTATGGAATTCGACCCCGCCTGGGACATCACCCGCAAAACCTTCAGCTACACCAACCACACGCTGCTTCCCGAAGCGCTGGAAAGCTGGCCGGTGCCCTTGTTTGAACGGCTGCTGCCCCGTCACATGCAACTGGTTTACGCCATCAACGCCACCGTTTTACGTCACGCCCGCAAGGTGCGCGGCTATGGCGATGAACAGGCCCGCTCGGTCTCGCTGATCGATGAAGGCGGCGAACGTCGTGTCCGTATGGGCAATCTGGCCTTTGTCGGTTCGCATTCGATCAACGGCGTATCGGCGCTACACACAGATCTGATGAAACAGACCGTATTTTCCGATCTGCACGGGCTCTACCCGGAGCGCATCAACAACAAAACCAACGGCATCACCCCGCGGCGCTGGCTGATGCAGTGCAATCCCGGCCTGTTCTCGCTCATCCGCGAGGCCATCGGCGACGAGTTCATGGACGATGCCGAAGCGCTCTCCGCGCTCGATGCCTTTGCCGGCGATTCCGAATTCCGCGCCCGCTTTGCCGCCATCAAGCGCGAAAACAAGGCGCAACTGTCAAATCTTGTCGCTCGCCGGATGGGTATCAAACTCGATCCGTCGGCGATGTTCGACATCCAGATCAAGCGAATTCACGAATACAAGCGGCAATTGCTCAACATCATCGAGACCGTGGCGCTGTACGACCAGATCCGCTCGCACCCCGAACTCGACTGGGTCCCGCGTGTGAAATTCTTCGCCGGCAAGGCGGCGCCGAGCTATCACAATGCCAAGCTCATCATCAAACTCGCCAACGACGTGGCGCGGGTGATCAACAATGATCCCGCCGTGCGCGGCCTGCTCAAGGTCGCCTTCATCCCCAATTACAACGTCTCGCTGGCCGAGGTGATGGTGCCGGCCGCGGATCTGTCCGAGCAGATTTCGACCGCAGGCATGGAAGCCTCGGGCACCGGCAACATGAAGTTCGCCCTCAATGGTGCGCTGACCATCGGTACGCTTGACGGCGCCAACGTCGAAATCCGCGAATGTGTGGGCGAGGACAATATCTTCATCTTCGGGCTCACCGCCGACGAGGTCGCCGCGCGCCGCGCCGAAGGCCATGAGCCCCGCGCCATCATCGAGGCGTCAAGCGAACTGTCGCAAGCGCTGACGGCTATTTCGTCGGGCGTTTTCAGCCAGGACGACCGTGACCGTTTCACCGATCTTGTCGCCGGGCTTTACGACCATGACTGGTTCATGGTCACGGCCGATTTTGACGCTTACGCCAAGACCCAGCGCCAGGTTGACGCTTTGTGGGTTGACGAAGAGGCGTGGTATAGCCGTACTATCATCAATACCGCGCGGGTTGGCTGGTTCTCATCAGACCGCACAATCCGCCAGTATGCGAAAGAAATCTGGAAAGCCGGCCCATGAAACAAAAGGGAACCGTGCGCGACGCCGACAAGACGGGCTTCAGCCTGCCTGTGGATGAGGCAGAAGCAATCGCTTCGGGAGCGCATGCGGACCCTTTTTCTGTTCTCGGACTACAAGATCACCAGAAAGGCATGATTGCCCGTGCCTTCATCCCCGGTGCCGATGCGGTCCAGGTATTGACCTTGGTTGGCGAGCCCGTCGGTCAGCTTGAACAAGGTGCGGTGGCAGGCCTGTTCGAAGGCCGGGTCAACCTCAAGCAGCGCCAGCCGCTACGCTATTCCGCCACCAATGCGACCGGTGCCTGGCAGATCGGCGATCCCTACAGCTTCGGGCCGGTACTGGGGCCGATGGACGATTATTTCATCGCCGAGGGCTCGCATCTGCGGCTGTTCGACAAGCTCGGCGCGCATCCGATCACGCATGAAGGCGTGGAGGGCGTGCATTTTGCCGTCTGGGCGCCCAATGCCCGCCGCGTCTCCGTCGTCGGCGATTTCAACGACTGGGACGGGCGCCGCCATGTCATGCGCAAGCGCAGCGATGTTGGCATCTGGGAGATTTTTGCCCCCGACGTTAAACCCGGCACCGCCTACAAGTTCGAGATCATCGGGCCGGACGGGCAGAAACTGCCGCTCAAGGCCGACCCCTATGCACGTCGCGCCGAGTTTCGTCCGGCTACCGCTTCCATCGTCGCTGCCGGCCTCGATCATGAATGGGGCGATCAGGCCCACCGCGATCATTGGAGCAAGGTTGATCCCCGCCGTCAGCCGATGTCGGTATACGAGGTGCATCCCGGCTCCTGGCGCCGCCACGATGACGGCTCGTTCTTCTCCTGGGACCAGATGGCTGCCGAATTGATCCCCTATTGTGTGGAGATGGGCTTTACCCATATCGAATTTCTGCCGGTTTCCGAGCACCCCTATGATCCGTCTTGGGGCTATCAGACCACAGGGCTATATGCGCCATCAGCGCGTTTTGGCGAGCCTGCGGGGTTTGCCCGGCTTGTCGATGGCGCCCATCAGGTCGGTGTCGGCGTCATTCTCGACTGGGTGCCTGCGCATTTTCCGACTGACGCCCACGGCCTGTCGAATTTCGACGGCACCGCGCTTTACGAGCACGCCGATCCACGTCAGGGTTTTCACCCGGACTGGAACACGGCGATCTACAATTTTGGCCGGCGGGAAGTGGTGTCGTTCCTGGTCAACAACGCGCTGTTCTGGGCCGAGGCCTATCATGTCGACGGCCTGCGGGTCGATGCAGTCGCCTCGATGCTCTATCTCGATTATTCCCGCAAGGAAGGCGAGTGGATACCCAACAAGGATGGCGGCCGGGAAAATCTCGAAGCCGTCAATTTCCTGCGCGAGATGAACAAGGCGGTCTACGCCACCCATCCCGGCATCGTCACCATTGCCGAGGAATCCACTTCGTGGCCCAAGGTATCGGCGCCGGTGCATGAGGGCGGGCTGGGCTTCGGGTTCAAATGGAACATGGGCTTCATGCACGATACCCTGTCCTACATGAGCCGCGATCCGATCCATCGCAAACACCATCATGACGACCTCACCTTTGGCCTGCTCTATGCCTTTTCGGAGAATTTCGTGTTGCCGCTCTCCCACGACGAAGTGGTGCATGGCAAAGGCTCGCTGCTAACCAAGATGCCCGGCGACGAGTGGCAGAAGTTCGCCAATTTGCGTGCCTATTACGGCTTCATGTGGGGCTACCCTGGCAAGAAGCTGCTGTTCATGGGCCAGGAATTTGCCCAGCGCGGCGAATGGAGCGAGGCCCGGCAACTCGACTGGGATCATCTCGACGACCCTCGCCATCACGGCATGCAGAACCTGGTGCGCGATCTCAACAAGCTTTACGCCCGGCTACCCGCGCTTCACGCCCGCGATTGCGAGCCGGAAGGCTTTGAATGGCTGATCGCCGATGACAGCGCCAATTCGGTGTTTGCCTGGGCCCGCCACGCGCCCGGCGAAATGCCGGTGGTGGTCATCTCGAATTTCACACCTAACGTTCACACAAGCTACCTGGTGCCGATGCCCGCAGGCGGAACCTGGCGCGAGATCTTCAATTCCGACGCCACCATCTATGGCGGCTCCGGCAAGGGAAACATGGGCGAAGTGACCACGCGTCTGGAGGATGGGCGCACGGTTGCCGAGCTGACACTGCCGCCATTGGCAACATTGATGCTGACGCCCGGCTGAACCGGACGCGGCGAAAACCGAACGGGAGGAAGACATGGAGCAGAAAAGGGTCCAGCCACTGGCGCGTGACGCCATGGCCTATGTACTGGCGGGCGGCCGCGGCAGTCGGCTCAAGGAACTCACCGACGTTCGCGCCAAACCCGCGGTCTATTTCGGCGGCAAGACGCGGATCATCGATTTCGCCCTGTCGAACGCGCTCAATTCCGGTATTCGGCGTATCGGCGTGGCCACGCAATACAAGGCCCACTCGCTGATCCGCCACCTGCAGCGTGGCTGGAACTTCCTGCGGCCAGAGCGCAATGAAAGCTTCGACATTCTGCCCGCCAGCCAACGCGTTTCGGAAACGCAATGGTATGACGGCACCGCCGACGCGGTGTTCCAGAATATCGACATCATCGAAAGCTATGCGCCCAAATACATGGTCATTCTGGCGGGCGACCACATCTACAAGATGGACTATGAATTGATGCTGCAACAGCACGTCAATTCCGGCGCCGACGTGACCGTTGGCTGCCTCGAAGTGCCACGCATGGAAGCCACCGGCTTCGGCGTCATGCATGTCGACGCCAGCGACACTATCATCGACTTTGTCGAAAAGCCCGCCGACCCCCCGGCCATGCCCGACAAGCCCGATATGGCGCTTGCCTCGATGGGCATCTATGTCTTCAACACCGATTTCCTGATGGATGAATTACGCCGCGATGCCGAAACCCCCGGTTCGAGTCGTGATTTCGGCAAGGACATCATTCCCTATATCGTCAAGAACGGCAAAGCCGTGGCGCACCGGTTTACCGATTCCTGTGTCCGCGAAACCCCCAGCCACGAGGCCTACTGGCGTGATGTTGGAACCATTGATGCCTATTGGCAGGCCAACATCGATCTCACCGACATCCTGCCGGAACTCGATCTTTACGACCGCTCCTGGCCGATCTGGACCTATGCAGAGATCCGCCCGCCGGCAAAATTTGTGCATAACGAAGACGGCCGCCGCGGCATGGCGTTGTCATCGCTGGTCTCGGGCGATTGCATCATCTCCGGTGCCGAGCTGAACCGCTCGCTGCTTTTCTCTGGCGTTTTGTGCCGGTCCTATTCATCCCTCAATGAAGCGGTGGTATTGCCGGAATGCGTGATCGGTCGGGACGCGCATCTGGCGCGAGTGGTGCTTGATCGCGGCGTCAAGATTCCGGCAGGCCTGATCGTTGGCGAAGATAAGGAGCTCGACGCCAGCCGCTTTACACGCACCGAATCGGGTATCTGCCTGATCACTCAGGAAATGCTCAACCGCGCGGGGCTGATTTACGAATGAAGATTCTTTCCGTCGCATCCGAAGTCTACCCGTTGATCAAGACCGGAGGGCTAGCCGATGTCGTCGGCGCCCTTCCGGCGGCCCTTGCCGGCCATGGCATCGACATGCGGGTACTGTTGCCGGGCTACAGACCGGTGATGGCGAAAATCCGCAAGCCGATCCCGGTAATGGAGTTCGCTGACCTGTTCGGCACCACTGCCTCGGTGCTCGCCTGCACGGTCGACGAGATGCATTGCCTGGTGCTTGACGCCCCGGCATTTTACGATCGCGACGGCGGGCCCTATGCGGATGCGACGGGACTTGACCATCCGGATAACTGGCGGCGCTTTGCCGCTCTTTGCCGGGCCGCCGCCGATATTGCCGAAAACGGCGTGGGCGGCTGGGTACCGGATCTGGTCCATGCCCATGACTGGCAGGCGGGGCTCGTTCCGGTCTACCTCAAGCATAGCAGGGCCGCAGCCACACCCACGGTGATGACGGTTCACAATCTCGCCTTTCAGGGCCAGTTCGGCCCTGAAATCTTTTCCGAGCTTGGCTTGCCGGCATCGGCTTTCTCGGTCGAGGGGCTCGAATACTACGGCGACGTCAGCTTCCTCAAGGGTGGCCTGCAACTGGCCTCGGCGATCACCACGGTGAGCCCGACCTATGCGCAGGAAATCCGTACGGCCGAATTCGGCATGGGGCTTGATGGCCTGATCAACGCCCGCGCCGCGGATTTGCACGGGATCGTCAACGGCATCGACACCGATATCTGGAATCCCGCAACCGATCCAATGATCGAAGCCAATTACGCTGCCTTGAAACTGAAGAAGCGGCAGGCCAATCGCAAGGCCGTTGCCGAGCGGTTTGGACTGGCCGATACCGATGGCCCGGTCTTCACCGCCGTCAGCCGCCTGACCTGGCAGAAGGGCATCGATGTGCTGGCCGAGATCACCGACGACATTGTCGCCATGGGCGGCAAGCTGGCGATGCTCGGGTCCGGAGATGCGGCGCTCGAGGAAATGCTGACTGCAGCCGCCGCCCGTCATCCGGGCCATGTCGGCCTGGAGATTGGTTATGATGAGCCGCTGTCGCACCTGATGCAGGCTGGTGGTGACGTGATTCTGGTGCCATCGCGGTTCGAACCATGCGGGCTGACCCAGCTCTATGGCTTGCGTTACGGCAACGTTCCGCTTGTGGCGCGCACCGGCGGCCTCGCCGACACCGTGATTGACGCCAACGAGGCAGCCAGCGCCGCCCGTGTCGCCACCGGTTTCCAGTTTTCACCGGTAACACCGGATGCGTTGCGCGAGGCCATCCGCCGGGCGATCCGCGCATTCGGCCAGCCCAAGGTATGGGCACGATTGCAAAACCAGGGCATGAAGGCGGATGTTTCCTGGGGCCGAAGCGCCACCCGCTACGCCACGCTTTACCGCGAACTTCTTGCCATACAGAGATGAAATTGATGATCCGGACCGTAAAAATCAGCCCCTTCCCCGACCAGAAACCCGGCACCTCGGGGCTGCGCAAGAAGGTTCCGGTGTTCCAGACTCCGGGCTATACCGAAGCCTTTATCCAGTCGATTTTCGACAGCCTTGATGGCTTCAAGGGCGAGACACTGGTGATCGGTGGCGATGGCCGCTATTACAACCGGCACGTCATCCAGACCGCAATCCGGATGGCGGCGGCCAACGGCTTTGGCCGGGTGCTGGTTGGGCAGGGCGGCATCCTGTCGACACCTGCGGCCTCTCATCTGATCCGCAAATCAGGTGCCTTCGGCGGCCTGATCCTCTCAGCCAGTCACAATCCCGGCGGTCCGACCGAGGATTTCGGCATCAAGTACAACACATCCAGTGGCGGCCCTGCACCGGAAAAGATCACCGACGCGATTTTCGCGCGGACCGGGGAGATCGACCGCTATCTGATCGCCGAAATCGATGATGTCGACCTCGATCAGACAGGAACATTCGAGGCCGGCGGCATGGTCATCGAGGTTATCGATCCGGTCGCCGATTACGCCGACCTGATGGAGACCTTGTTTGATTTCGACGCCATGCGGGCAATGATCGCCGGTGGCTTCAAGGTCACCTTCGACGCCATGCATGCGGTCACCGGCCCCTATGCGAAGGAGATTCTGGTGCGTCGCCTCGGCGTCAATCCGGAACTCATCTACAACGCAACGCCGCTCGAAGATTTCGGCGGCCATCACCCGGACCCCAACCTCGTTCACGCCAAGGCCCTGTTCGACTGGATGATGGCTGACGATGCGCCCGATTTCGGCGCCGCTTCCGATGGCGATGGAGATCGCAACCTGATCATCGGCAAAGGCGTATTTGTCACCCCGTCGGATTCGCTGGCAATGCTCGCCGCCAACGCCCATCTGGCGCCGGGCTACAAGGATGGCCTCAAGGGCATCGCCCGTTCAATGCCGACCAGCGGCGCCGCGGACCGGGTCGCCGAAAAGCTGGGCGTCGAAATGCACGAAACGCCCACCGGCTGGAAGTTTTTCGGGAATCTGCTTGATGCCGGGCGATGCACCATCTGCGGCGAGGAAAGCGCCGGCACCGGTTCCGATCACGTGCGCGAAAAGGACGGGCTCTGGGCGGTATTGCTGTGGCTCAACATTCTCGCCGTCCGCAAGCAGAGCATGATCGACATCGTCCATGATCACTGGGCCAGCTATGGACGCACCTATTATTCGCGCCATGACTACGAGGCGATCGAGATCGATCGCGCCAACCAGTTGATACAGGCACTCGAAAGCGGGCTTTCAGACCTCGCCGGCAGGCAGGTTGCATCGCTAACCATCGAACGCGCCGACAGCTTCACCTATCACGATCCGGTCGATGGTTCGGTCAGCCACAATCAGGGCCTGCGGATCTTCTTCGAAGGCGGCTCGCGGCTGGTGTTCCGGTTGTCTGGCACCGGGACCTCAGGGGCAACATTGCGGGTCTACATGGAACGTCATGAACCCGACCCGTCCCGCCATGACCAGGAAACCCAGGCAGCCCTCGCCCCGGTGATCGAAGCCGCCGAGACGCTGGCCGAAATCCGCAAACGGACCGGACGCGAAGCGCCGACTGTCATCACCTGATGAACGACATCAACGGAATGGACCTGCCCAAAAGGCCTGGCGCGGAACCGACGGCAAACGGCGTGCGGTTTGCCGTGCGTGCTCCAGGGGCGACATCGGTGTGTGTCTGCCTGTTTGACGATGACGACCAGGAAACCGAGCGTGCGGATCTCACTGACGGCCCGGACGATTATTTCACCGGCTTTATCCCCGGCATCGGCGCAGGCGCGCGCTACGGCTTTCGCGCCGACGGCCCTTGGGCACCCGAACAGGGACATCTGTTTGACGCCAGCAAGCTGCTCGTCGACCCCTATGCGGTGCGGATCGACCGACCCTTTGCCTACGATCCCCGCCTAGGCACATTCGGCGAGGATACGGCCGCGCTCGTGCCGAAATCGGTGGTTGAACACATACTACCGGCGCTGAATCCAGCCAGGCCATATTTTCAATCGGGCGACTTGATCTACGAACTGCCGGTGCATGCGTTTACCCTGCTCCACCCCGACATTCCCGAAGCCGACCGCGGCACGCTGCGGGCCCTCTGCCATCCCGCTATCATCGAGCATCTTGCTTCCCTGCATATAGGGGCTGTGGAACTGATGCCGATCGCCGCATGGATTGACG
This DNA window, taken from Hoeflea algicola, encodes the following:
- the glgC gene encoding glucose-1-phosphate adenylyltransferase — encoded protein: MEQKRVQPLARDAMAYVLAGGRGSRLKELTDVRAKPAVYFGGKTRIIDFALSNALNSGIRRIGVATQYKAHSLIRHLQRGWNFLRPERNESFDILPASQRVSETQWYDGTADAVFQNIDIIESYAPKYMVILAGDHIYKMDYELMLQQHVNSGADVTVGCLEVPRMEATGFGVMHVDASDTIIDFVEKPADPPAMPDKPDMALASMGIYVFNTDFLMDELRRDAETPGSSRDFGKDIIPYIVKNGKAVAHRFTDSCVRETPSHEAYWRDVGTIDAYWQANIDLTDILPELDLYDRSWPIWTYAEIRPPAKFVHNEDGRRGMALSSLVSGDCIISGAELNRSLLFSGVLCRSYSSLNEAVVLPECVIGRDAHLARVVLDRGVKIPAGLIVGEDKELDASRFTRTESGICLITQEMLNRAGLIYE
- a CDS encoding alpha-D-glucose phosphate-specific phosphoglucomutase, with the protein product MMIRTVKISPFPDQKPGTSGLRKKVPVFQTPGYTEAFIQSIFDSLDGFKGETLVIGGDGRYYNRHVIQTAIRMAAANGFGRVLVGQGGILSTPAASHLIRKSGAFGGLILSASHNPGGPTEDFGIKYNTSSGGPAPEKITDAIFARTGEIDRYLIAEIDDVDLDQTGTFEAGGMVIEVIDPVADYADLMETLFDFDAMRAMIAGGFKVTFDAMHAVTGPYAKEILVRRLGVNPELIYNATPLEDFGGHHPDPNLVHAKALFDWMMADDAPDFGAASDGDGDRNLIIGKGVFVTPSDSLAMLAANAHLAPGYKDGLKGIARSMPTSGAADRVAEKLGVEMHETPTGWKFFGNLLDAGRCTICGEESAGTGSDHVREKDGLWAVLLWLNILAVRKQSMIDIVHDHWASYGRTYYSRHDYEAIEIDRANQLIQALESGLSDLAGRQVASLTIERADSFTYHDPVDGSVSHNQGLRIFFEGGSRLVFRLSGTGTSGATLRVYMERHEPDPSRHDQETQAALAPVIEAAETLAEIRKRTGREAPTVIT
- the glgA gene encoding glycogen synthase GlgA, encoding MKILSVASEVYPLIKTGGLADVVGALPAALAGHGIDMRVLLPGYRPVMAKIRKPIPVMEFADLFGTTASVLACTVDEMHCLVLDAPAFYDRDGGPYADATGLDHPDNWRRFAALCRAAADIAENGVGGWVPDLVHAHDWQAGLVPVYLKHSRAAATPTVMTVHNLAFQGQFGPEIFSELGLPASAFSVEGLEYYGDVSFLKGGLQLASAITTVSPTYAQEIRTAEFGMGLDGLINARAADLHGIVNGIDTDIWNPATDPMIEANYAALKLKKRQANRKAVAERFGLADTDGPVFTAVSRLTWQKGIDVLAEITDDIVAMGGKLAMLGSGDAALEEMLTAAAARHPGHVGLEIGYDEPLSHLMQAGGDVILVPSRFEPCGLTQLYGLRYGNVPLVARTGGLADTVIDANEAASAARVATGFQFSPVTPDALREAIRRAIRAFGQPKVWARLQNQGMKADVSWGRSATRYATLYRELLAIQR
- the glgB gene encoding 1,4-alpha-glucan branching protein GlgB; translation: MKQKGTVRDADKTGFSLPVDEAEAIASGAHADPFSVLGLQDHQKGMIARAFIPGADAVQVLTLVGEPVGQLEQGAVAGLFEGRVNLKQRQPLRYSATNATGAWQIGDPYSFGPVLGPMDDYFIAEGSHLRLFDKLGAHPITHEGVEGVHFAVWAPNARRVSVVGDFNDWDGRRHVMRKRSDVGIWEIFAPDVKPGTAYKFEIIGPDGQKLPLKADPYARRAEFRPATASIVAAGLDHEWGDQAHRDHWSKVDPRRQPMSVYEVHPGSWRRHDDGSFFSWDQMAAELIPYCVEMGFTHIEFLPVSEHPYDPSWGYQTTGLYAPSARFGEPAGFARLVDGAHQVGVGVILDWVPAHFPTDAHGLSNFDGTALYEHADPRQGFHPDWNTAIYNFGRREVVSFLVNNALFWAEAYHVDGLRVDAVASMLYLDYSRKEGEWIPNKDGGRENLEAVNFLREMNKAVYATHPGIVTIAEESTSWPKVSAPVHEGGLGFGFKWNMGFMHDTLSYMSRDPIHRKHHHDDLTFGLLYAFSENFVLPLSHDEVVHGKGSLLTKMPGDEWQKFANLRAYYGFMWGYPGKKLLFMGQEFAQRGEWSEARQLDWDHLDDPRHHGMQNLVRDLNKLYARLPALHARDCEPEGFEWLIADDSANSVFAWARHAPGEMPVVVISNFTPNVHTSYLVPMPAGGTWREIFNSDATIYGGSGKGNMGEVTTRLEDGRTVAELTLPPLATLMLTPG
- a CDS encoding glycogen/starch/alpha-glucan phosphorylase; this encodes MITKSALADLPSPSPRSADPAALAAEIIERLTYSIGKDAKVAKPHDWMTATILVIRDRVIDRWMASTRQTYESGGKRVYYLSLEFLIGRLTRDAVSNLEMLDEVSEALQALGVDFDAVAALEPDAALGNGGLGRLAACFMESMATVDVPAYGYGIRYVHGLFRQQMSDGWQVELPENWLAHGNPWEFQRHECAYEIGFGGTVDSVDDGTTGTQRCVWKPLERVIAAAYDTPVVGWRAKRVNTLRLWTAQPIDPILLDAFNAGDHIGALRDSNKAEALTRVLYPADQTPAGQELRLRQEYFFSSASLQDILRRHLQQYDDLSSLPDKVAIQLNDTHPAVSVAELMRLLIDVHGMEFDPAWDITRKTFSYTNHTLLPEALESWPVPLFERLLPRHMQLVYAINATVLRHARKVRGYGDEQARSVSLIDEGGERRVRMGNLAFVGSHSINGVSALHTDLMKQTVFSDLHGLYPERINNKTNGITPRRWLMQCNPGLFSLIREAIGDEFMDDAEALSALDAFAGDSEFRARFAAIKRENKAQLSNLVARRMGIKLDPSAMFDIQIKRIHEYKRQLLNIIETVALYDQIRSHPELDWVPRVKFFAGKAAPSYHNAKLIIKLANDVARVINNDPAVRGLLKVAFIPNYNVSLAEVMVPAADLSEQISTAGMEASGTGNMKFALNGALTIGTLDGANVEIRECVGEDNIFIFGLTADEVAARRAEGHEPRAIIEASSELSQALTAISSGVFSQDDRDRFTDLVAGLYDHDWFMVTADFDAYAKTQRQVDALWVDEEAWYSRTIINTARVGWFSSDRTIRQYAKEIWKAGP